AAAGAGTCACCAAACTCGTCTTGACCAACGCCCTCGAACATTCCGGACAGCATTTGCGAAAGAAAGACGCTCTCGAATTCCTGTGCGGCCTGTTGAGCCTGTTCCTGTTTGCTCAGGTTGGTCTGCAGACCTTTGCTCTGAACGATCGAGTATGGGGCGGAATTGACAGTTGTCATGATCACATCACCTCGATTTCAGCCTGAAGAGCTCCGGCTGCTTTAATGGCTTGAAGAATGGAAATCATGTCTCTTGGGCCAACGCCAAGTGCGTTGAGACCGGAGACCAGATCGCGTAACGGAACACTGCCTTCGAGCATGGCGAGTTTCTTTTCGTCACCAGTCGAAACGTCGACGTTCG
This window of the uncultured Cohaesibacter sp. genome carries:
- a CDS encoding rod-binding protein, whose translation is MTTVNSAPYSIVQSKGLQTNLSKQEQAQQAAQEFESVFLSQMLSGMFEGVGQDEFGDSFAQDTYRSLLTETYADEITKSGGIGIADSVMRELMNIQEVKQ